A single region of the Aptenodytes patagonicus chromosome 7, bAptPat1.pri.cur, whole genome shotgun sequence genome encodes:
- the ATG13 gene encoding autophagy-related protein 13 isoform X9, with product MDTDLSSQDRKDLDKFIKFFALKTVQVIVQARLGEKICTRSSSSPTGSDWFNLAIKDIPEVTHEAKKALAGQLPAVGRSMCVEISLKTSEGDSMELEIWCLEMNEKCDKEIKVSYTVYNRLSLLLKSLLAITRVTPAYRLSRKQGHEYVILYRIYFGEVQLSGLGEGFQTVRVGTVGTPVGTITLSCAYRINLAFMSTRQFERTPPIMGIIIDHFVDRPYPSSSPMHPCNYRAGEDNGAVYPSVEDSQEVCTTSFSTSPPSQLIGPGKEGGVPPIPSQPAHGTQADQERICTPLDGVHYSAATPSSSEDTETVSNSSEGKCGSPHDLLETIFIRKVGAFVNKPINQVTMANLDIPFAMFAPKNVELEDNDPMVNPPDSPETESPLQGSLHSEGSSGSSTGNTHDDFVMIDFKPAFSKDDILPMDLGTFYREFQNPPQLSSLSIDIGAQSMAEDLDSLPEKLAVHEKNVKEFDAFVETLQ from the exons ATGGACACTGATCTCAGTTCCCAGGACAggaaggacctggacaagttcatcaaattttttgctttaaag ACGGTACAAGTAATTGTCCAGGCCCGACTTGGAGAGAAAATCTGTACCCGATCATCATCCTCCCCAACAGGCTCTGACTGG TTCAACTTGGCAATCAAAGATATACCAGAGGTTACTCATGAAGCAAAGAAAGCCCTGGCAGGACAACTACCTGCTGTTGGACGGTCTATGTGCGTGGAGATTTCTCTCAAAACCTCAGAG GGGGACTCCATGGAGCTGGAAATTTGGTGTctagaaatgaatgaaaa GTGTGACAAAGAAATCAAAGTTTCATACACTGTATACAACAGGCTGTCTCTACTGCTGAAGTCTTTGCTTGCTATAACCAGGGTAACTCCAGCCTACAGACTCTCAAGGAAACAAGGCCATGAATATGTAATACTGTACAG gaTATATTTTGGTGAAGTGCAACTGAGTGGCTTGGGAGAAG GTTTCCAGACAGTCCGTGTTGGAACAGTGGGTACCCCAGTGGGAACCATCACTTTGTCTTGTGCCTACAGAATCAACCTCGCTTTCATGTCAACCAG GCAGTTTGAGAGGACCCCTCCTATCATGGGGATTATCATTGATCACTTTGTGGACCGTCCCTATCCCAGCTCTTCACCCATGCATCCCTGCAATTACAG AGCTGGTGAGGACAATGGTGCAGTATACCCCTCAGTAGAAGATTCCCAAGAAGTGTGTACCACATCTTTTTCCACCTCTCCTCCATCTCAG TTGATTGGTCCAGGCAAAGAGGGGGGAGTTCCCCCGATTCCTAGCCAGCCAGCACATGGCACTCAAGCTGACCAAGAGAGGATATGTACCCCACTGGATGGAGTCCACTACTCAGCAGCTACTCCTTCTAGTAG TGAGGACACAGAAACAGTATCAAACAGCAGCGAAGGGAAGTGTGGCTCCCCACATGACCTTTTGGAGACCATCTTTATTCGGAAGGTGGGAGCTTTTGTCAACAAACCCATTAACCAG GTGACCATGGCCAACTTAGACATTCCTTTTGCCATGTTTGCTCCCAAGAATGTTGAGCTGGAAGATAACGACCCCATG GTCAATCCTCCTGACTCCCCAGAAACTGAATCTCCTCTACAGGGCAGCTTACACTCGGAGGGCTCcagtggcagcagcacagggaacacCCATGATGACTTTGTTATGATTGACTTT aaaccagcattttcaaaagATGACATTCTTCCAATGGACCTGGGGACGTTTTACCGTGAGTTTCAGAACCCCCCTCAACTCAGCAGCCTCTCCATTGACATTGGAGCGCAGTCCATGGCAGAGGATTTG
- the ATG13 gene encoding autophagy-related protein 13 isoform X6 codes for MDTDLSSQDRKDLDKFIKFFALKTVQVIVQARLGEKICTRSSSSPTGSDWFNLAIKDIPEVTHEAKKALAGQLPAVGRSMCVEISLKTSEGDSMELEIWCLEMNEKCDKEIKVSYTVYNRLSLLLKSLLAITRVTPAYRLSRKQGHEYVILYRIYFGEVQLSGLGEGFQTVRVGTVGTPVGTITLSCAYRINLAFMSTRAGEDNGAVYPSVEDSQEVCTTSFSTSPPSQCVFTVTKAHFQTPPPVVTDTLKVPVMGLAFSHQLSSSRLSYQPAALGVGSADMGYPILFAGGLNAAHPHQLIGPGKEGGVPPIPSQPAHGTQADQERICTPLDGVHYSAATPSSSEDTETVSNSSEGKCGSPHDLLETIFIRKVGAFVNKPINQVTMANLDIPFAMFAPKNVELEDNDPMVNPPDSPETESPLQGSLHSEGSSGSSTGNTHDDFVMIDFKPAFSKDDILPMDLGTFYREFQNPPQLSSLSIDIGAQSMAEDLDSLPEKLAVHEKNVKEFDAFVETLQ; via the exons ATGGACACTGATCTCAGTTCCCAGGACAggaaggacctggacaagttcatcaaattttttgctttaaag ACGGTACAAGTAATTGTCCAGGCCCGACTTGGAGAGAAAATCTGTACCCGATCATCATCCTCCCCAACAGGCTCTGACTGG TTCAACTTGGCAATCAAAGATATACCAGAGGTTACTCATGAAGCAAAGAAAGCCCTGGCAGGACAACTACCTGCTGTTGGACGGTCTATGTGCGTGGAGATTTCTCTCAAAACCTCAGAG GGGGACTCCATGGAGCTGGAAATTTGGTGTctagaaatgaatgaaaa GTGTGACAAAGAAATCAAAGTTTCATACACTGTATACAACAGGCTGTCTCTACTGCTGAAGTCTTTGCTTGCTATAACCAGGGTAACTCCAGCCTACAGACTCTCAAGGAAACAAGGCCATGAATATGTAATACTGTACAG gaTATATTTTGGTGAAGTGCAACTGAGTGGCTTGGGAGAAG GTTTCCAGACAGTCCGTGTTGGAACAGTGGGTACCCCAGTGGGAACCATCACTTTGTCTTGTGCCTACAGAATCAACCTCGCTTTCATGTCAACCAG AGCTGGTGAGGACAATGGTGCAGTATACCCCTCAGTAGAAGATTCCCAAGAAGTGTGTACCACATCTTTTTCCACCTCTCCTCCATCTCAG TGTGTTTTTACTGTCACAAAGGCACATTTTCAGACCCCTCCTCCTGTGGTGACGGACACCTTGAAGGTCCCAGTGATGGGACTGGCCTTTTCACATCAA CTTTCCAGCTCTCGTCTTTCCTATCAGCCTGCTGCCCTGGGAGTTGGATCAGCTGACATGGGGTATCCCATACTCTTTGCTGGTGGCTTGAATGCTGCACACCCTCACCAG TTGATTGGTCCAGGCAAAGAGGGGGGAGTTCCCCCGATTCCTAGCCAGCCAGCACATGGCACTCAAGCTGACCAAGAGAGGATATGTACCCCACTGGATGGAGTCCACTACTCAGCAGCTACTCCTTCTAGTAG TGAGGACACAGAAACAGTATCAAACAGCAGCGAAGGGAAGTGTGGCTCCCCACATGACCTTTTGGAGACCATCTTTATTCGGAAGGTGGGAGCTTTTGTCAACAAACCCATTAACCAG GTGACCATGGCCAACTTAGACATTCCTTTTGCCATGTTTGCTCCCAAGAATGTTGAGCTGGAAGATAACGACCCCATG GTCAATCCTCCTGACTCCCCAGAAACTGAATCTCCTCTACAGGGCAGCTTACACTCGGAGGGCTCcagtggcagcagcacagggaacacCCATGATGACTTTGTTATGATTGACTTT aaaccagcattttcaaaagATGACATTCTTCCAATGGACCTGGGGACGTTTTACCGTGAGTTTCAGAACCCCCCTCAACTCAGCAGCCTCTCCATTGACATTGGAGCGCAGTCCATGGCAGAGGATTTG
- the ATG13 gene encoding autophagy-related protein 13 isoform X8, with translation MDTDLSSQDRKDLDKFIKFFALKTVQVIVQARLGEKICTRSSSSPTGSDWFNLAIKDIPEVTHEAKKALAGQLPAVGRSMCVEISLKTSEGDSMELEIWCLEMNEKCDKEIKVSYTVYNRLSLLLKSLLAITRVTPAYRLSRKQGHEYVILYRIYFGEVQLSGLGEGFQTVRVGTVGTPVGTITLSCAYRINLAFMSTRQFERTPPIMGIIIDHFVDRPYPSSSPMHPCNYRAGEDNGAVYPSVEDSQEVCTTSFSTSPPSQLSSSRLSYQPAALGVGSADMGYPILFAGGLNAAHPHQLIGPGKEGGVPPIPSQPAHGTQADQERICTPLDGVHYSAATPSSSEDTETVSNSSEGKCGSPHDLLETIFIRKVGAFVNKPINQVTMANLDIPFAMFAPKNVELEDNDPMGSLHSEGSSGSSTGNTHDDFVMIDFKPAFSKDDILPMDLGTFYREFQNPPQLSSLSIDIGAQSMAEDLDSLPEKLAVHEKNVKEFDAFVETLQ, from the exons ATGGACACTGATCTCAGTTCCCAGGACAggaaggacctggacaagttcatcaaattttttgctttaaag ACGGTACAAGTAATTGTCCAGGCCCGACTTGGAGAGAAAATCTGTACCCGATCATCATCCTCCCCAACAGGCTCTGACTGG TTCAACTTGGCAATCAAAGATATACCAGAGGTTACTCATGAAGCAAAGAAAGCCCTGGCAGGACAACTACCTGCTGTTGGACGGTCTATGTGCGTGGAGATTTCTCTCAAAACCTCAGAG GGGGACTCCATGGAGCTGGAAATTTGGTGTctagaaatgaatgaaaa GTGTGACAAAGAAATCAAAGTTTCATACACTGTATACAACAGGCTGTCTCTACTGCTGAAGTCTTTGCTTGCTATAACCAGGGTAACTCCAGCCTACAGACTCTCAAGGAAACAAGGCCATGAATATGTAATACTGTACAG gaTATATTTTGGTGAAGTGCAACTGAGTGGCTTGGGAGAAG GTTTCCAGACAGTCCGTGTTGGAACAGTGGGTACCCCAGTGGGAACCATCACTTTGTCTTGTGCCTACAGAATCAACCTCGCTTTCATGTCAACCAG GCAGTTTGAGAGGACCCCTCCTATCATGGGGATTATCATTGATCACTTTGTGGACCGTCCCTATCCCAGCTCTTCACCCATGCATCCCTGCAATTACAG AGCTGGTGAGGACAATGGTGCAGTATACCCCTCAGTAGAAGATTCCCAAGAAGTGTGTACCACATCTTTTTCCACCTCTCCTCCATCTCAG CTTTCCAGCTCTCGTCTTTCCTATCAGCCTGCTGCCCTGGGAGTTGGATCAGCTGACATGGGGTATCCCATACTCTTTGCTGGTGGCTTGAATGCTGCACACCCTCACCAG TTGATTGGTCCAGGCAAAGAGGGGGGAGTTCCCCCGATTCCTAGCCAGCCAGCACATGGCACTCAAGCTGACCAAGAGAGGATATGTACCCCACTGGATGGAGTCCACTACTCAGCAGCTACTCCTTCTAGTAG TGAGGACACAGAAACAGTATCAAACAGCAGCGAAGGGAAGTGTGGCTCCCCACATGACCTTTTGGAGACCATCTTTATTCGGAAGGTGGGAGCTTTTGTCAACAAACCCATTAACCAG GTGACCATGGCCAACTTAGACATTCCTTTTGCCATGTTTGCTCCCAAGAATGTTGAGCTGGAAGATAACGACCCCATG GGCAGCTTACACTCGGAGGGCTCcagtggcagcagcacagggaacacCCATGATGACTTTGTTATGATTGACTTT aaaccagcattttcaaaagATGACATTCTTCCAATGGACCTGGGGACGTTTTACCGTGAGTTTCAGAACCCCCCTCAACTCAGCAGCCTCTCCATTGACATTGGAGCGCAGTCCATGGCAGAGGATTTG
- the ATG13 gene encoding autophagy-related protein 13 isoform X7, with amino-acid sequence MDTDLSSQDRKDLDKFIKFFALKTVQVIVQARLGEKICTRSSSSPTGSDWFNLAIKDIPEVTHEAKKALAGQLPAVGRSMCVEISLKTSEGDSMELEIWCLEMNEKCDKEIKVSYTVYNRLSLLLKSLLAITRVTPAYRLSRKQGHEYVILYRIYFGEVQLSGLGEGFQTVRVGTVGTPVGTITLSCAYRINLAFMSTRQFERTPPIMGIIIDHFVDRPYPSSSPMHPCNYRAGEDNGAVYPSVEDSQEVCTTSFSTSPPSQCVFTVTKAHFQTPPPVVTDTLKVPVMGLAFSHQLSSSRLSYQPAALGVGSADMGYPILFAGGLNAAHPHQLIGPGKEGGVPPIPSQPAHGTQADQERICTPLDGVHYSAATPSSSEDTETVSNSSEGKCGSPHDLLETIFIRKVGAFVNKPINQVTMANLDIPFAMFAPKNVELEDNDPMKPAFSKDDILPMDLGTFYREFQNPPQLSSLSIDIGAQSMAEDLDSLPEKLAVHEKNVKEFDAFVETLQ; translated from the exons ATGGACACTGATCTCAGTTCCCAGGACAggaaggacctggacaagttcatcaaattttttgctttaaag ACGGTACAAGTAATTGTCCAGGCCCGACTTGGAGAGAAAATCTGTACCCGATCATCATCCTCCCCAACAGGCTCTGACTGG TTCAACTTGGCAATCAAAGATATACCAGAGGTTACTCATGAAGCAAAGAAAGCCCTGGCAGGACAACTACCTGCTGTTGGACGGTCTATGTGCGTGGAGATTTCTCTCAAAACCTCAGAG GGGGACTCCATGGAGCTGGAAATTTGGTGTctagaaatgaatgaaaa GTGTGACAAAGAAATCAAAGTTTCATACACTGTATACAACAGGCTGTCTCTACTGCTGAAGTCTTTGCTTGCTATAACCAGGGTAACTCCAGCCTACAGACTCTCAAGGAAACAAGGCCATGAATATGTAATACTGTACAG gaTATATTTTGGTGAAGTGCAACTGAGTGGCTTGGGAGAAG GTTTCCAGACAGTCCGTGTTGGAACAGTGGGTACCCCAGTGGGAACCATCACTTTGTCTTGTGCCTACAGAATCAACCTCGCTTTCATGTCAACCAG GCAGTTTGAGAGGACCCCTCCTATCATGGGGATTATCATTGATCACTTTGTGGACCGTCCCTATCCCAGCTCTTCACCCATGCATCCCTGCAATTACAG AGCTGGTGAGGACAATGGTGCAGTATACCCCTCAGTAGAAGATTCCCAAGAAGTGTGTACCACATCTTTTTCCACCTCTCCTCCATCTCAG TGTGTTTTTACTGTCACAAAGGCACATTTTCAGACCCCTCCTCCTGTGGTGACGGACACCTTGAAGGTCCCAGTGATGGGACTGGCCTTTTCACATCAA CTTTCCAGCTCTCGTCTTTCCTATCAGCCTGCTGCCCTGGGAGTTGGATCAGCTGACATGGGGTATCCCATACTCTTTGCTGGTGGCTTGAATGCTGCACACCCTCACCAG TTGATTGGTCCAGGCAAAGAGGGGGGAGTTCCCCCGATTCCTAGCCAGCCAGCACATGGCACTCAAGCTGACCAAGAGAGGATATGTACCCCACTGGATGGAGTCCACTACTCAGCAGCTACTCCTTCTAGTAG TGAGGACACAGAAACAGTATCAAACAGCAGCGAAGGGAAGTGTGGCTCCCCACATGACCTTTTGGAGACCATCTTTATTCGGAAGGTGGGAGCTTTTGTCAACAAACCCATTAACCAG GTGACCATGGCCAACTTAGACATTCCTTTTGCCATGTTTGCTCCCAAGAATGTTGAGCTGGAAGATAACGACCCCATG aaaccagcattttcaaaagATGACATTCTTCCAATGGACCTGGGGACGTTTTACCGTGAGTTTCAGAACCCCCCTCAACTCAGCAGCCTCTCCATTGACATTGGAGCGCAGTCCATGGCAGAGGATTTG
- the ATG13 gene encoding autophagy-related protein 13 isoform X1, with translation MDTDLSSQDRKDLDKFIKFFALKTVQVIVQARLGEKICTRSSSSPTGSDWFNLAIKDIPEVTHEAKKALAGQLPAVGRSMCVEISLKTSEGDSMELEIWCLEMNEKCDKEIKVSYTVYNRLSLLLKSLLAITRVTPAYRLSRKQGHEYVILYRIYFGEVQLSGLGEGFQTVRVGTVGTPVGTITLSCAYRINLAFMSTRQFERTPPIMGIIIDHFVDRPYPSSSPMHPCNYRAGEDNGAVYPSVEDSQEVCTTSFSTSPPSQCVFTVTKAHFQTPPPVVTDTLKVPVMGLAFSHQLSSSRLSYQPAALGVGSADMGYPILFAGGLNAAHPHQLIGPGKEGGVPPIPSQPAHGTQADQERICTPLDGVHYSAATPSSSEDTETVSNSSEGKCGSPHDLLETIFIRKVGAFVNKPINQVTMANLDIPFAMFAPKNVELEDNDPMVNPPDSPETESPLQGSLHSEGSSGSSTGNTHDDFVMIDFKPAFSKDDILPMDLGTFYREFQNPPQLSSLSIDIGAQSMAEDLDSLPEKLAVHEKNVKEFDAFVETLQ, from the exons ATGGACACTGATCTCAGTTCCCAGGACAggaaggacctggacaagttcatcaaattttttgctttaaag ACGGTACAAGTAATTGTCCAGGCCCGACTTGGAGAGAAAATCTGTACCCGATCATCATCCTCCCCAACAGGCTCTGACTGG TTCAACTTGGCAATCAAAGATATACCAGAGGTTACTCATGAAGCAAAGAAAGCCCTGGCAGGACAACTACCTGCTGTTGGACGGTCTATGTGCGTGGAGATTTCTCTCAAAACCTCAGAG GGGGACTCCATGGAGCTGGAAATTTGGTGTctagaaatgaatgaaaa GTGTGACAAAGAAATCAAAGTTTCATACACTGTATACAACAGGCTGTCTCTACTGCTGAAGTCTTTGCTTGCTATAACCAGGGTAACTCCAGCCTACAGACTCTCAAGGAAACAAGGCCATGAATATGTAATACTGTACAG gaTATATTTTGGTGAAGTGCAACTGAGTGGCTTGGGAGAAG GTTTCCAGACAGTCCGTGTTGGAACAGTGGGTACCCCAGTGGGAACCATCACTTTGTCTTGTGCCTACAGAATCAACCTCGCTTTCATGTCAACCAG GCAGTTTGAGAGGACCCCTCCTATCATGGGGATTATCATTGATCACTTTGTGGACCGTCCCTATCCCAGCTCTTCACCCATGCATCCCTGCAATTACAG AGCTGGTGAGGACAATGGTGCAGTATACCCCTCAGTAGAAGATTCCCAAGAAGTGTGTACCACATCTTTTTCCACCTCTCCTCCATCTCAG TGTGTTTTTACTGTCACAAAGGCACATTTTCAGACCCCTCCTCCTGTGGTGACGGACACCTTGAAGGTCCCAGTGATGGGACTGGCCTTTTCACATCAA CTTTCCAGCTCTCGTCTTTCCTATCAGCCTGCTGCCCTGGGAGTTGGATCAGCTGACATGGGGTATCCCATACTCTTTGCTGGTGGCTTGAATGCTGCACACCCTCACCAG TTGATTGGTCCAGGCAAAGAGGGGGGAGTTCCCCCGATTCCTAGCCAGCCAGCACATGGCACTCAAGCTGACCAAGAGAGGATATGTACCCCACTGGATGGAGTCCACTACTCAGCAGCTACTCCTTCTAGTAG TGAGGACACAGAAACAGTATCAAACAGCAGCGAAGGGAAGTGTGGCTCCCCACATGACCTTTTGGAGACCATCTTTATTCGGAAGGTGGGAGCTTTTGTCAACAAACCCATTAACCAG GTGACCATGGCCAACTTAGACATTCCTTTTGCCATGTTTGCTCCCAAGAATGTTGAGCTGGAAGATAACGACCCCATG GTCAATCCTCCTGACTCCCCAGAAACTGAATCTCCTCTACAGGGCAGCTTACACTCGGAGGGCTCcagtggcagcagcacagggaacacCCATGATGACTTTGTTATGATTGACTTT aaaccagcattttcaaaagATGACATTCTTCCAATGGACCTGGGGACGTTTTACCGTGAGTTTCAGAACCCCCCTCAACTCAGCAGCCTCTCCATTGACATTGGAGCGCAGTCCATGGCAGAGGATTTG
- the ATG13 gene encoding autophagy-related protein 13 isoform X3 → MDTDLSSQDRKDLDKFIKFFALKTVQVIVQARLGEKICTRSSSSPTGSDWFNLAIKDIPEVTHEAKKALAGQLPAVGRSMCVEISLKTSEGDSMELEIWCLEMNEKCDKEIKVSYTVYNRLSLLLKSLLAITRVTPAYRLSRKQGHEYVILYRIYFGEVQLSGLGEGFQTVRVGTVGTPVGTITLSCAYRINLAFMSTRQFERTPPIMGIIIDHFVDRPYPSSSPMHPCNYRAGEDNGAVYPSVEDSQEVCTTSFSTSPPSQCVFTVTKAHFQTPPPVVTDTLKVPVMGLAFSHQLSSSRLSYQPAALGVGSADMGYPILFAGGLNAAHPHQLIGPGKEGGVPPIPSQPAHGTQADQERICTPLDGVHYSAATPSSSEDTETVSNSSEGKCGSPHDLLETIFIRKVGAFVNKPINQVTMANLDIPFAMFAPKNVELEDNDPMGSLHSEGSSGSSTGNTHDDFVMIDFKPAFSKDDILPMDLGTFYREFQNPPQLSSLSIDIGAQSMAEDLDSLPEKLAVHEKNVKEFDAFVETLQ, encoded by the exons ATGGACACTGATCTCAGTTCCCAGGACAggaaggacctggacaagttcatcaaattttttgctttaaag ACGGTACAAGTAATTGTCCAGGCCCGACTTGGAGAGAAAATCTGTACCCGATCATCATCCTCCCCAACAGGCTCTGACTGG TTCAACTTGGCAATCAAAGATATACCAGAGGTTACTCATGAAGCAAAGAAAGCCCTGGCAGGACAACTACCTGCTGTTGGACGGTCTATGTGCGTGGAGATTTCTCTCAAAACCTCAGAG GGGGACTCCATGGAGCTGGAAATTTGGTGTctagaaatgaatgaaaa GTGTGACAAAGAAATCAAAGTTTCATACACTGTATACAACAGGCTGTCTCTACTGCTGAAGTCTTTGCTTGCTATAACCAGGGTAACTCCAGCCTACAGACTCTCAAGGAAACAAGGCCATGAATATGTAATACTGTACAG gaTATATTTTGGTGAAGTGCAACTGAGTGGCTTGGGAGAAG GTTTCCAGACAGTCCGTGTTGGAACAGTGGGTACCCCAGTGGGAACCATCACTTTGTCTTGTGCCTACAGAATCAACCTCGCTTTCATGTCAACCAG GCAGTTTGAGAGGACCCCTCCTATCATGGGGATTATCATTGATCACTTTGTGGACCGTCCCTATCCCAGCTCTTCACCCATGCATCCCTGCAATTACAG AGCTGGTGAGGACAATGGTGCAGTATACCCCTCAGTAGAAGATTCCCAAGAAGTGTGTACCACATCTTTTTCCACCTCTCCTCCATCTCAG TGTGTTTTTACTGTCACAAAGGCACATTTTCAGACCCCTCCTCCTGTGGTGACGGACACCTTGAAGGTCCCAGTGATGGGACTGGCCTTTTCACATCAA CTTTCCAGCTCTCGTCTTTCCTATCAGCCTGCTGCCCTGGGAGTTGGATCAGCTGACATGGGGTATCCCATACTCTTTGCTGGTGGCTTGAATGCTGCACACCCTCACCAG TTGATTGGTCCAGGCAAAGAGGGGGGAGTTCCCCCGATTCCTAGCCAGCCAGCACATGGCACTCAAGCTGACCAAGAGAGGATATGTACCCCACTGGATGGAGTCCACTACTCAGCAGCTACTCCTTCTAGTAG TGAGGACACAGAAACAGTATCAAACAGCAGCGAAGGGAAGTGTGGCTCCCCACATGACCTTTTGGAGACCATCTTTATTCGGAAGGTGGGAGCTTTTGTCAACAAACCCATTAACCAG GTGACCATGGCCAACTTAGACATTCCTTTTGCCATGTTTGCTCCCAAGAATGTTGAGCTGGAAGATAACGACCCCATG GGCAGCTTACACTCGGAGGGCTCcagtggcagcagcacagggaacacCCATGATGACTTTGTTATGATTGACTTT aaaccagcattttcaaaagATGACATTCTTCCAATGGACCTGGGGACGTTTTACCGTGAGTTTCAGAACCCCCCTCAACTCAGCAGCCTCTCCATTGACATTGGAGCGCAGTCCATGGCAGAGGATTTG
- the ATG13 gene encoding autophagy-related protein 13 isoform X2, whose product MDTDLSSQDRKDLDKFIKFFALKTVQVIVQARLGEKICTRSSSSPTGSDWFNLAIKDIPEVTHEAKKALAGQLPAVGRSMCVEISLKTSEGDSMELEIWCLEMNEKCDKEIKVSYTVYNRLSLLLKSLLAITRVTPAYRLSRKQGHEYVILYRIYFGEVQLSGLGEGFQTVRVGTVGTPVGTITLSCAYRINLAFMSTRQFERTPPIMGIIIDHFVDRPYPSSSPMHPCNYRAGEDNGAVYPSVEDSQEVCTTSFSTSPPSQCVFTVTKAHFQTPPPVVTDTLKVPVMGLAFSHQLSSSRLSYQPAALGVGSADMGYPILFAGGLNAAHPHQLIGPGKEGGVPPIPSQPAHGTQADQERICTPLDGVHYSAATPSSSEDTETVSNSSEGKCGSPHDLLETIFIRKVTMANLDIPFAMFAPKNVELEDNDPMVNPPDSPETESPLQGSLHSEGSSGSSTGNTHDDFVMIDFKPAFSKDDILPMDLGTFYREFQNPPQLSSLSIDIGAQSMAEDLDSLPEKLAVHEKNVKEFDAFVETLQ is encoded by the exons ATGGACACTGATCTCAGTTCCCAGGACAggaaggacctggacaagttcatcaaattttttgctttaaag ACGGTACAAGTAATTGTCCAGGCCCGACTTGGAGAGAAAATCTGTACCCGATCATCATCCTCCCCAACAGGCTCTGACTGG TTCAACTTGGCAATCAAAGATATACCAGAGGTTACTCATGAAGCAAAGAAAGCCCTGGCAGGACAACTACCTGCTGTTGGACGGTCTATGTGCGTGGAGATTTCTCTCAAAACCTCAGAG GGGGACTCCATGGAGCTGGAAATTTGGTGTctagaaatgaatgaaaa GTGTGACAAAGAAATCAAAGTTTCATACACTGTATACAACAGGCTGTCTCTACTGCTGAAGTCTTTGCTTGCTATAACCAGGGTAACTCCAGCCTACAGACTCTCAAGGAAACAAGGCCATGAATATGTAATACTGTACAG gaTATATTTTGGTGAAGTGCAACTGAGTGGCTTGGGAGAAG GTTTCCAGACAGTCCGTGTTGGAACAGTGGGTACCCCAGTGGGAACCATCACTTTGTCTTGTGCCTACAGAATCAACCTCGCTTTCATGTCAACCAG GCAGTTTGAGAGGACCCCTCCTATCATGGGGATTATCATTGATCACTTTGTGGACCGTCCCTATCCCAGCTCTTCACCCATGCATCCCTGCAATTACAG AGCTGGTGAGGACAATGGTGCAGTATACCCCTCAGTAGAAGATTCCCAAGAAGTGTGTACCACATCTTTTTCCACCTCTCCTCCATCTCAG TGTGTTTTTACTGTCACAAAGGCACATTTTCAGACCCCTCCTCCTGTGGTGACGGACACCTTGAAGGTCCCAGTGATGGGACTGGCCTTTTCACATCAA CTTTCCAGCTCTCGTCTTTCCTATCAGCCTGCTGCCCTGGGAGTTGGATCAGCTGACATGGGGTATCCCATACTCTTTGCTGGTGGCTTGAATGCTGCACACCCTCACCAG TTGATTGGTCCAGGCAAAGAGGGGGGAGTTCCCCCGATTCCTAGCCAGCCAGCACATGGCACTCAAGCTGACCAAGAGAGGATATGTACCCCACTGGATGGAGTCCACTACTCAGCAGCTACTCCTTCTAGTAG TGAGGACACAGAAACAGTATCAAACAGCAGCGAAGGGAAGTGTGGCTCCCCACATGACCTTTTGGAGACCATCTTTATTCGGAAG GTGACCATGGCCAACTTAGACATTCCTTTTGCCATGTTTGCTCCCAAGAATGTTGAGCTGGAAGATAACGACCCCATG GTCAATCCTCCTGACTCCCCAGAAACTGAATCTCCTCTACAGGGCAGCTTACACTCGGAGGGCTCcagtggcagcagcacagggaacacCCATGATGACTTTGTTATGATTGACTTT aaaccagcattttcaaaagATGACATTCTTCCAATGGACCTGGGGACGTTTTACCGTGAGTTTCAGAACCCCCCTCAACTCAGCAGCCTCTCCATTGACATTGGAGCGCAGTCCATGGCAGAGGATTTG